The Labilibaculum sp. sequence ACTGATAAGCTTTTCATGAATATTCCTGGCCTGGTTAATTTGATCAACAAGATCAAATCTACAAATTATTCAACAACTTTCCATACGAGTGCTGCTGATCCCATTACACCAGAATTTCCTTCAACAGAAGACAGTTTTAACTGTGTTTTCCCTTTAAAAACAGATAGTAAATTCTGTTCCATATGATATTGTGTTGGCTTCAAAATTAAACTGCCGGCTTTCGATAAACCTCCAGACAAAAATATAGCTTCCGGATTATTCAAAGCAATTACATTCGCTAAAGCGATTCCAAGAATCATACCCGTAAATTCAAAGGCTTCAATCGCAATTTGATCCCCGGCATAAGCTTCTGATGCCAGCCTCCTGGCACTCATTTTATTAAACGGTATGTTTCTCAATTCACTTGAATAAGAAAATTTTGCAAACAATTTACTGACAGTTCTCTTAATTCCTGTTGCAGACACATAAGTTTCCAGACAACCCAATCTTCCGCATCCACAATGCCGGCCTTCAGGTCGAACAATTATATGTCCCATCTCTCCGGCAAGACCTGAATGACCGTGCACCAATTCGCCATTAACAATAATTCCCGATCCTAATCCTGTTCCCAAGGTTAAAACCATAAAATTTTTCATGCCAACAGCTCCACCAAACAACATCTCAGCCATTGCGGATGCATTTGCATCATTTGTAACGAAAACAGGAGCTCTTAATTTTTGACTCAAAAGCTTACCCAGTTCAAATTTTCCTTTCCACGGCAGGTTCGAGGCATCCTGAATGCATTGATCCAAATAATTTGCATTTGGAGCTCCTACTCCTATTCCAACCAATTCGCAATTAAATTTCTGAGCAAGTAACTGAATTCTATCACATAATTCATCTATGAAAGCTTGAAATACCGCATACTTTTTCGTGAAAATGAAATCCTCAGCAAGTATATTTCCCCTTTTATCGACCAAACCAAAAACCGTATTTGTTCCGCCAATATCTATCCCAACAGCCAGCTTTTGCATATCAATTGTTTTTGTATCAAAATTTATTGCATGGGAAAGAAACCAATCGGTACCGGATCAAATTTCAGTAATAAAGTTACAAACGTGCTTTAAGTAATGATCGAATCGGATTAAAAATACGCTGTAATAACCGAAGATCTTCAGTAATTATTTCAGCCTGACCTTCAATTTGTTGAGCAAAATCCAACTCAATTCCATAATTGGTAACCAAACCTTTAGAAAAATCAACATCTAAACTGTATTTCTGATCTTCAGGTACTTTTGATATGGATCGAATGGTTCCTTCCAGCATTCCATATTCAAGATAAGGATAATTATCAAGTTTTATATTCACCCGCTGTCCAATTTTAACCTTGCCCGCTCCTTGAACTCCCAATTCAACTCTGGCAATAATTTTGGTGGAATCTGAAGGCAATACAGTGAAAACCCGCTCTCCTGTTTTAACATTTTGATTGGAGCTGTAAAACCGGTTAAAACTAACCTTACCATCAATAGGTGTTGTAAGCACATACTTTTGCTCCCAAATGGTTATCTGCGCCTTTAGGTTATCGAATGATTGAATGAGTAGATTCTGTAATTCCTTTCGCTCATTTTCCTTGTTCAATTCCAAATCTATGATTTGTTGATTTACCTCCGAAATACTAATCTGAGTAGAGGCAAGCGAAGAACGTGTGCCATGAAAAGCATAACTCTGTTCGAGATATTTTTTACGTGCATTTTGAAAATCGGACTGCGAAATTACGCCCCGGACAAATAAAGATGAATCACGAATAAACTGCTTTTTTGATATCGCCAATTCACTTTCAGAAATCACTTTTTGCTGGTATTGCCGGTCGTAATACAAATTGTACTTACTGATTTTGTCTTTGTAAGATTCTATTTTTCGATCGTAATAGTCCAAATCAAAAAAGCGCTGATAATCAACATATGATTTTAAAAATCCATTGTAGTACGACTGAATTTCTCCCAATCGAAAATTGCCTTCCAACAAATTTGATTTAATGCCATCCACACCCGTAAGGTGTTCATGAAACTCCTCCATTCTTGTTTTCAAAACAAACACATCATCATTAACAGCAGGATTTTCGATAATGGCCAAAAGGTCTCCCTTTTTCACCTCCTGATTATCATTAACATACAAATTTTGGATCTGTCCGGATGATCGTGCAACCAATTCGGCAGGCGGATTTAAAGTGGTAAGAACCAATTTGGAATGAATAATATCCGGGTAGCGGAAAAACCAACTCCCAATCAGCAGGGCAAAAATAACAACGAAAAAAAGAGTTGTTCCGCTTCGAATGATCCAATTAGGCATGCGCTGCAAAATCTCCTTAACTTCATCTGAACGTAATTCTATGTTTGTATCCTTATCCATCAATTAACAATTAATAATGAGTAATTAATAATTAAACAGAGCTCTAAAGTTCTTATTTATTTTGACTCAAATTACTTTTAGTAGTTTCTAAAATTTTTGACAAAAGCTTTAAAATTTCTTCACAATCCACAATTAAAGATTCAAACATTTTATGGTCAATATATTCAGTATCTTTTAATAATCTCAACCAATAATGTGTTTCCCGGGCTTCTTTATATGAGATATGCAATTTTGCAATAAAATCTTTTTTAGATATTCCTCCTATAGCTTCTTCAATATTTGCACCAACCGATGTCCCACATCTTAGAATTTGTTTTGACAGAATATATTCATTTTTATCACTCTTTAAAAATTTATACAAATTAATAATACGAACACTAAATTGATAAGATTTATCTTTAACCGGGTTCGGTTTCATATTAAATTTCTAATTATTAATTCCAAATTATTAATTAATTTCTAATTGCCGAGTTCCAGCTGATTTTTCACCAACTGATAATAAGTTCCCTTCAATTTTGTTAAATCAGTATGAGTTCCTTCCTCAACAATTTTTCCTTTATCCAGAACAATTATTTTATCGGCACTACGAACAGTACTTAAGCGATGAGCCACAACAACAACAGTTCTTCCTTTATTGAACTCCTCCAGATTGTTCATGATTGCCTTTTCGTTGTTTGCATCCAAGGCATTGGTTGCTTCATCGAAAAACAAAAATTTTGGGTTTTTATAGACTGCCCTGGCAATTAAAATCCGTTGCTTTTGCCCTTGGCTTAAACCATGACCATTGGCACCAATTCGTGTATTGTAGCGCAACGGCAAACTTTCAATAAACAGATCGATACAGGCAACCTGAACCGCATACAACAATCTCTTTTTATCAATATTCTCCACTCCAACGGCAATGTTTTTGGCGATGGTATCCGAAAAGATAAAACCATCCTGCATCACCACACCACAATTCTGCCGCCACATGGCTGAGCTGTAATTTTCGAGACTAACTCCGCCCAAGGAAATTCTTCCTTTTGTAGTTGGATAAAATCCCAACATCAGCTTAATTAAAGTGGTTTTTCCACTACCCGATGCACCAACAATTGCAGTGGTTTTTCCATCTTCTATCTTCAAATTAACATCATCCAAAACCATTTCGGAATGTGGACCTTCGTACTGAAAGAATACCTTTTCGATGTCAATGGCCTTTTCTTCGGGAATCTCTGTTAAGCGATCCTCATTTGGCATTTCTTCCTCCTTCATCTCGTGAATTTCACCCAAACGCTCGAGCGAAATTTTAGCATCCTGCCACGAATGAATAAACTGCACCAAATTATCAAGCGGGGAATTCAATTGACCCAAAATGTACGACACCGCCAACATCATACCCAAAGTCATGCCGCCATCGAGTACCGACTTGGCCGCTAAAAAGGTGATGATGATATTCTTAGTTTCGTTGAAAAAAATAGAACCGGAAACCTGATACTGATTCAAAGCCAAACCTTTGGTTCTCACCTTAAACAATTCAGCCTGTATTTGCTCCCACTCCCAACGCTTTTGTTTCTCACAGTTGTTCAGCTTAATTTCCTGCATTCCGGTAATTAACTGAACCAATGAATTCTGATTGTTCGATAACTGAGCGAATCGTTTCCCATCCAATTCTCGACGTTTTCGCAGAAAAAGATTCACCCATATTAGATACAAAACCGATCCAATTACAAAAACAAAAAAGATTTGCATGTCGTAAATGGCTAAAACAATTCCAAAAATCACCAGATTGACCATCGAAAACAGGATGCTTAAGGTTGATGATGTAAGGAAACTTTCGATTCGGGTATGATCCTGTATCCGCTGCAATAAATCACCGATCATTTTAATATCGAAAAAGCCAATGGGCAATTTCATCAACTTGATTAAAAAGTCGGATATTAATGAGATGTTTATTCGTGTTGAGATGTGCAAAAGTATCCAGCTTCGGATGAATTCCACCGACATTCGAGAGATAAACAGCACTAATTGAGCAATTAAAACCAAATAGATAAAACTCAGGTTTTGCGTATTGATACCTACATCGACTATGGATTGGGTAAGGAATGGAAAAATCAGTTGCAGCATACTCCCAAACAACATTCCCAGTGCCAATTGCACCAAAAACTTATGGTACGGCCTTAGATATTTTAACAGAAAACCAATGCTCTTTTTGTTGGAAATATCCTCGTCGCCCTGCGCGTAAAAATCGGGTGTGGTTTCCACCAACAAACACAAGCCTTTCAGTTCCCCCTGACTTTGTGTACTTGCCCACGACTTAATAAATTCCTCTTTGGTAAACTTTAGCAATCCAGATGCCGGATCGGCAACATGAACCGTTGTTGTCTTCTTTTTTACCTCGATTTTGTGCACCACCACAAAATGATTTTGCCCCCAATGGCAAATAGCCGGAAGCGTAGCATCATCCTGTAACTGCTCGTAGCTAATGCGAACGCCCATGGTGCGCAGGCCAATACTTTCAGCCGCATCAGCAATGCCCAACATCGAAACTCCCTCGCGGGTAATGTGCGATTTATCACGTAAGGACTGTAGACTGAAGTTTTTACCAAAATGTGAGGCAATCATGCGCAGGCAAGTCGGGCCACAATCCATGGCATCCAATTGGCGGAAATGGGGGAATTTTTTCTTCAAGGCAGAATGGTAGTTAGTCAATTTATTATAGTCAAGCTAAAAATAGGGAAAATTGTTGGAATGGACTAAACAGTCGATTTATATTAATCTTTACTACAATTTAAATTCGAAAAATTTATTTTTATGCTCATCCCAATTGTAAGAATCCTTTAGATGCATTTCTGTGCCTACTTACTGTGACTTTTAATGTATTCCAAACACTTCTCCAGAACAGGATCTCCGCCTTTCATAAACTCACTCGCAAAAAAAAGGTATCGAAATATCCGGATTTAAAATTCCCTCTTCAGCCTTTGTATACTCAAAATTCTCTACCGTAGAAATTGTGAAAAAGGAATTATCTCTCTCTGCTGTAATTGTCTCCCCATAATTTAAGGCATTATGGGCAAGAGGTTCTCCAACCAGCAAACCAATTTTATTATACTGTATCACATTAGCAAAAGTAGCTGCCATCGATGCTGTCTGCTGACTTATCAAAACGTAATAATTAAAATCCCCTTTATATATTGAACTATCCAGTGGGCACTCCTTCACAATAAGAGAATCCGGCAAGTCAACCAATCTTCCAAAATCATCTTCCGTGTAAGAATAATCTTTATAGGTGGCTTTAGATACTTTTAATTTAACGCCTGACTGATAAGGAATCTTTTTTATTATTCGATAGTAATGAAAACAATTCATCAAAGTGATCACCACTCCCTCCGGGATTTTTTCTAATATCAATAATAACATTTTTGTACCCCTCTTTTTTCACCTTATCAAGGTAACGCCCTAAGCATTTTACCAAATACTTATTGTAATCGAAATTGTTGATACTAAAATATCCCGTCTTGTTTTTGTCAATTATTTTTTCCTCGATATCCCCATATAATTTTGGAAAAAAACCATTATCCATAGGTATTCCTTTAATAAAGATCTCTTTACGTTGATTATTCCGAACCAACTTAATACTATAATCAGAAGCAAAACTGAAATGATGAAAAGTCTGCAAGGCGTAACCGGACATATAACGATCGCGATACGAACTTTCCAAATAACTAACTGCATCAACATTATTAATACTTAATATTCGATCTCCAGAATAAATTTTTTCATCAAAACTCTTATCAATAAGCAGGGTATCCG is a genomic window containing:
- a CDS encoding ROK family protein, which gives rise to MQKLAVGIDIGGTNTVFGLVDKRGNILAEDFIFTKKYAVFQAFIDELCDRIQLLAQKFNCELVGIGVGAPNANYLDQCIQDASNLPWKGKFELGKLLSQKLRAPVFVTNDANASAMAEMLFGGAVGMKNFMVLTLGTGLGSGIIVNGELVHGHSGLAGEMGHIIVRPEGRHCGCGRLGCLETYVSATGIKRTVSKLFAKFSYSSELRNIPFNKMSARRLASEAYAGDQIAIEAFEFTGMILGIALANVIALNNPEAIFLSGGLSKAGSLILKPTQYHMEQNLLSVFKGKTQLKLSSVEGNSGVMGSAALVWKVVE
- a CDS encoding S41 family peptidase, with the protein product MKKILLLAFVLIAIISKGISQSNYSLAIPNPKSLLTKEQLIKDKEALKSYHPNPFNSFPEREWDSLIEVIAKELPLEPIMETEKTLIRRKLLDRVTFEDPHLRFIPVLGKTGTLKVKMKKIKALPFTLISISDTLLIDKSFDEKIYSGDRILSINNVDAVSYLESSYRDRYMSGYALQTFHHFSFASDYSIKLVRNNQRKEIFIKGIPMDNGFFPKLYGDIEEKIIDKNKTGYFSINNFDYNKYLVKCLGRYLDKVKKEGYKNVIIDIRKNPGGSGDHFDELFSLLSNNKKDSLSVRR
- a CDS encoding HlyD family efflux transporter periplasmic adaptor subunit, coding for MDKDTNIELRSDEVKEILQRMPNWIIRSGTTLFFVVIFALLIGSWFFRYPDIIHSKLVLTTLNPPAELVARSSGQIQNLYVNDNQEVKKGDLLAIIENPAVNDDVFVLKTRMEEFHEHLTGVDGIKSNLLEGNFRLGEIQSYYNGFLKSYVDYQRFFDLDYYDRKIESYKDKISKYNLYYDRQYQQKVISESELAISKKQFIRDSSLFVRGVISQSDFQNARKKYLEQSYAFHGTRSSLASTQISISEVNQQIIDLELNKENERKELQNLLIQSFDNLKAQITIWEQKYVLTTPIDGKVSFNRFYSSNQNVKTGERVFTVLPSDSTKIIARVELGVQGAGKVKIGQRVNIKLDNYPYLEYGMLEGTIRSISKVPEDQKYSLDVDFSKGLVTNYGIELDFAQQIEGQAEIITEDLRLLQRIFNPIRSLLKARL
- a CDS encoding S41 family peptidase produces the protein MNCFHYYRIIKKIPYQSGVKLKVSKATYKDYSYTEDDFGRLVDLPDSLIVKECPLDSSIYKGDFNYYVLISQQTASMAATFANVIQYNKIGLLVGEPLAHNALNYGETITAERDNSFFTISTVENFEYTKAEEGILNPDISIPFFCE
- a CDS encoding peptidase domain-containing ABC transporter encodes the protein MKKKFPHFRQLDAMDCGPTCLRMIASHFGKNFSLQSLRDKSHITREGVSMLGIADAAESIGLRTMGVRISYEQLQDDATLPAICHWGQNHFVVVHKIEVKKKTTTVHVADPASGLLKFTKEEFIKSWASTQSQGELKGLCLLVETTPDFYAQGDEDISNKKSIGFLLKYLRPYHKFLVQLALGMLFGSMLQLIFPFLTQSIVDVGINTQNLSFIYLVLIAQLVLFISRMSVEFIRSWILLHISTRINISLISDFLIKLMKLPIGFFDIKMIGDLLQRIQDHTRIESFLTSSTLSILFSMVNLVIFGIVLAIYDMQIFFVFVIGSVLYLIWVNLFLRKRRELDGKRFAQLSNNQNSLVQLITGMQEIKLNNCEKQKRWEWEQIQAELFKVRTKGLALNQYQVSGSIFFNETKNIIITFLAAKSVLDGGMTLGMMLAVSYILGQLNSPLDNLVQFIHSWQDAKISLERLGEIHEMKEEEMPNEDRLTEIPEEKAIDIEKVFFQYEGPHSEMVLDDVNLKIEDGKTTAIVGASGSGKTTLIKLMLGFYPTTKGRISLGGVSLENYSSAMWRQNCGVVMQDGFIFSDTIAKNIAVGVENIDKKRLLYAVQVACIDLFIESLPLRYNTRIGANGHGLSQGQKQRILIARAVYKNPKFLFFDEATNALDANNEKAIMNNLEEFNKGRTVVVVAHRLSTVRSADKIIVLDKGKIVEEGTHTDLTKLKGTYYQLVKNQLELGN
- a CDS encoding four helix bundle protein; this translates as MKPNPVKDKSYQFSVRIINLYKFLKSDKNEYILSKQILRCGTSVGANIEEAIGGISKKDFIAKLHISYKEARETHYWLRLLKDTEYIDHKMFESLIVDCEEILKLLSKILETTKSNLSQNK